One part of the uncultured Bacteroides sp. genome encodes these proteins:
- a CDS encoding glycoside hydrolase family 43 protein, whose translation MKKIVSTFAFIMFSAITCTHAQNPIIKNIFTADPAPMVYKNTVYLYAGHDTASVNATNYKMPDWHIFSSTDMVTWKDHGVCLSPKTFSWSSGDAYAAQCIPRNGKFYWYVSVGHKSDENSKGGYAIGVAVSDKPTGPFKDAIGKALIVNEMTTDMKHGWDDIDPTVFIDDDGQAYLFWGNGSCKFVKLKKNMIEMDGPITCFKPKNYIEGPWIYKRKELYYLVYASAGTKPEMIEYCTAKSPEGPWTYRGIIEENVPNSFTTHPGIIDYKGKTYFFYHNGALPTGGSYRRSICVDYMYYNPDGTIKKVVQTTKGVNPVKK comes from the coding sequence ATGAAAAAAATAGTATCAACTTTCGCTTTTATTATGTTTTCGGCTATAACATGTACTCATGCACAAAATCCGATAATTAAAAATATATTTACCGCTGATCCGGCTCCGATGGTTTATAAAAATACAGTGTATTTATATGCCGGGCATGATACAGCTTCAGTAAATGCTACAAATTACAAAATGCCCGATTGGCATATTTTTTCCTCAACAGATATGGTAACATGGAAAGATCACGGGGTTTGCCTTTCACCAAAGACTTTTTCATGGTCATCCGGCGATGCTTATGCTGCCCAATGTATTCCACGAAATGGTAAATTCTATTGGTATGTATCTGTTGGACATAAAAGTGATGAAAATAGCAAAGGAGGATATGCTATTGGAGTTGCTGTTTCCGATAAACCTACGGGTCCTTTTAAAGATGCCATAGGGAAAGCGCTTATTGTCAATGAAATGACAACAGACATGAAGCATGGTTGGGATGATATAGATCCTACAGTCTTTATTGATGATGATGGTCAGGCATATCTTTTCTGGGGAAATGGAAGTTGCAAATTTGTGAAGCTAAAGAAAAATATGATTGAAATGGATGGACCAATTACATGCTTTAAACCAAAAAACTATATTGAAGGTCCTTGGATTTATAAACGCAAAGAATTGTATTATCTTGTTTATGCCAGCGCTGGTACTAAACCCGAAATGATAGAATACTGCACGGCTAAAAGTCCCGAAGGTCCATGGACATATAGAGGTATCATTGAAGAGAATGTTCCTAATAGTTTTACTACACATCCTGGAATAATAGATTATAAAGGAAAAACCTATTTTTTCTATCATAATGGAGCACTCCCTACAGGAGGTAGCTATCGTCGTTCTATATGTGTAGATTATATGTATTATAATCCCGATGGGACAATTAAAAAAGTGGTACAAACAACTAAAGGTGTCAATCCAGTTAAAAAATAA
- a CDS encoding alpha-L-arabinofuranosidase C-terminal domain-containing protein has protein sequence MKKIFINLLLALPISLFGQTAEIKIDVDRKIAEIDPKIYGVFMEPIHFSGERMGLPDSVDFNTLYGTLYDPKSSLADENGFRKDYIDAMKELKITNMRWPGGNFLMGYDWKDGIGPKENRPKRINLAWGGVDNNHVGTDEWFALNKAIGSENVVCVNLGLGSILDACYWVEYCNYKKGTYYSDLRAKNGHPEPYNVKIWDLGNEVDGYPWELGHKSIEEYSRIGREAAKALKSVDKDIQLVASGSSCYENSPWIDWNRKVLSSFGDLINYISIHRYWEKSDDYYNYMGQSAIDFEEKIKVTANEIENVRVMKGLKNPIYISVDEWGIMSKNTLSVLPIAQSFNSFIRHADVVKMANFTMLTSLLNTDKEKGTYKSPLFYIFKFFSNNCLGSSVDTYVKCETFNTQLYKDIPYLDVTTVYSKETNTTYINVINRHKDKAITTNIVSNSGEFTGKAEASLVAGNILDETFSYNKQSQYVPVAKELKTDKNKITYSFPAHSFTQIKVRMKK, from the coding sequence ATGAAGAAGATTTTTATTAATTTGTTATTGGCTTTGCCAATTAGTCTGTTTGGTCAAACAGCTGAAATTAAAATAGATGTTGACAGGAAAATTGCCGAAATTGATCCTAAAATTTATGGTGTATTCATGGAACCTATTCATTTTAGTGGAGAAAGAATGGGGTTGCCCGACTCTGTTGATTTTAATACACTTTACGGAACGCTTTATGATCCTAAATCGTCTTTGGCTGATGAAAATGGCTTTAGAAAAGATTATATTGATGCAATGAAGGAATTGAAAATAACCAATATGAGATGGCCTGGCGGTAACTTTTTAATGGGATATGATTGGAAAGATGGAATAGGACCTAAAGAAAATCGACCTAAACGTATAAACCTGGCTTGGGGTGGAGTAGATAATAATCATGTGGGTACCGATGAATGGTTTGCTTTAAATAAAGCAATAGGTAGCGAAAATGTGGTTTGTGTAAACTTAGGATTGGGCTCTATATTGGATGCCTGTTATTGGGTAGAGTATTGCAATTATAAAAAAGGTACATACTATTCTGATTTAAGAGCTAAAAATGGACATCCCGAACCTTATAACGTTAAAATCTGGGATTTGGGTAATGAAGTAGATGGTTATCCATGGGAATTGGGACATAAATCAATTGAAGAATATTCAAGAATAGGAAGAGAAGCAGCAAAGGCATTGAAGAGTGTAGATAAGGATATCCAGTTGGTTGCTTCAGGATCTTCGTGCTATGAGAATTCACCTTGGATTGATTGGAATAGAAAAGTGCTGTCTAGCTTTGGTGATCTGATCAACTATATTTCAATTCACAGGTATTGGGAAAAGTCGGACGACTATTACAATTATATGGGCCAGAGTGCGATAGATTTTGAAGAAAAGATTAAAGTAACAGCTAATGAGATTGAAAATGTAAGAGTAATGAAAGGCCTAAAGAACCCTATTTACATTTCAGTGGATGAGTGGGGAATCATGTCAAAGAATACTTTATCTGTTTTACCTATTGCTCAAAGCTTCAATTCATTTATTCGTCATGCTGATGTTGTAAAGATGGCTAATTTTACAATGCTTACCTCTTTGCTGAATACTGATAAGGAGAAAGGTACCTATAAATCGCCTTTGTTTTATATCTTTAAATTCTTTTCTAATAACTGCCTTGGTAGCTCTGTCGACACTTATGTAAAATGTGAAACGTTCAATACCCAGTTATATAAAGATATACCTTATCTTGATGTTACAACAGTTTATTCAAAAGAGACTAACACTACTTACATCAATGTAATCAACAGACATAAAGACAAAGCCATTACAACTAATATAGTCTCTAATTCAGGAGAATTCACAGGAAAAGCTGAGGCTTCTTTAGTAGCAGGAAATATACTTGATGAAACTTTTAGTTACAACAAACAAAGTCAATATGTACCTGTTGCAAAAGAGCTTAAAACAGATAAGAACAAAATTACTTATTCCTTCCCAGCACACTCTTTTACACAGATAAAAGTCAGAATGAAAAAGTAA
- a CDS encoding glycoside hydrolase family 2 TIM barrel-domain containing protein, with product MKKILILLFVFFGEFCLSVMVHAKVREKISINREWKFQLGDYKDAKDISFNDNKWSNVNLPHNFSIPYFQSEHWYTGYGWYRKKINVPAEWKSKRVFIEFEGAFRVAEIFVNEKSVGIHQGGYTGFSYDITDALKTGQNVLAVRLNNEWSPRLAPRNGDHNFTGGIYRDVYLVVTDSVHVTWYGTFVTTPKLSKESGIVNIKTEIRNSGSVSKNYTLKTDIVDPAGNVVTTINSKRIIPADSTIILEQTTESIKQPKLWSPKSPFMYKAVSTILDGKKVLDTYETPFGFRWMEWTADRGFFLNGEHYYFKGANAHQDHAGWASAVTNSALARDIHMIKDCGMDFIRGSHYPHDPSYSDACDTLGIMLWEENDFWGSGGTQRETNNWYEGAGAYPMNKDDQPYFEESVKSNLREMIRIHRNHPSIIVWSMCNEPFFTGGNTIVKVREFLKELTTLTHKLDPTRPVGIGGCQRGEIDKLGDIAGYNGDGARLYLNPGIPSVVTEYGSTIAKRPGKYIPGWGDLQQEQFSWRSGQAIWCAFDYGTRAGDFGLMGMIDYFRLPKNMWYWYRKENKGIDPPEPAAEGIPAKLKLKADKMVIMGTNGTDDVQLIVSVLDKDGKQLSNSPDVTLKVVSGPGEFPTGTSITFSNTSDIYIRDGKAAIEFRSYYAGKTVIEASSAGLQSDFITIETKGAPLYMKGISPEIVDRPYVRYSIPQKTADNNTIVNIAYQKPTRASSEMEGKTANRANDRDDLSLWQSATNDAFNWWQVDLENIYTVSEVRILFPSNLIGSYNIELSKDNQKWKSIAVNNAGKVNDKNRKHFTDSNVSGRFLRISFINSENKPVSINEIEIYGKPVTGK from the coding sequence ATGAAGAAAATATTAATATTGCTTTTTGTTTTTTTTGGAGAATTTTGTTTGAGCGTTATGGTCCATGCTAAAGTTCGAGAGAAAATATCTATAAATAGAGAGTGGAAGTTTCAGTTAGGTGATTATAAAGATGCTAAAGATATTTCCTTCAACGATAATAAATGGAGCAATGTTAATTTACCTCATAATTTTAGTATACCATATTTCCAGTCCGAACACTGGTACACCGGCTATGGTTGGTACCGGAAAAAGATTAATGTTCCTGCTGAATGGAAATCCAAGCGAGTATTCATTGAATTTGAAGGAGCTTTTCGTGTTGCTGAAATATTTGTAAATGAAAAGTCTGTTGGCATACATCAAGGTGGATATACTGGTTTCTCTTATGATATTACTGATGCATTGAAGACAGGGCAAAATGTTTTAGCTGTACGGCTAAATAATGAGTGGAGTCCACGTTTGGCTCCTCGCAATGGTGATCACAATTTCACTGGTGGAATTTATCGTGATGTTTATTTGGTAGTGACGGATTCTGTTCATGTAACATGGTATGGAACGTTTGTTACTACCCCAAAGCTTTCTAAAGAATCTGGTATTGTTAATATCAAAACAGAAATAAGAAATAGTGGATCTGTATCGAAGAACTACACATTGAAGACTGATATTGTTGATCCTGCAGGTAACGTGGTTACTACTATCAATTCGAAAAGAATAATACCAGCAGATTCGACAATCATACTGGAACAGACAACTGAATCTATTAAACAACCGAAACTCTGGTCTCCCAAAAGTCCATTTATGTACAAGGCCGTTAGTACGATTCTTGATGGGAAAAAGGTTCTTGATACCTATGAAACTCCCTTTGGATTCCGATGGATGGAATGGACTGCCGACCGTGGTTTTTTCCTTAATGGGGAACATTATTATTTTAAAGGAGCCAATGCACATCAGGATCATGCTGGTTGGGCCAGTGCAGTAACAAATTCAGCTCTTGCGCGTGACATTCATATGATAAAAGATTGTGGTATGGATTTCATCCGTGGTTCTCATTATCCTCATGATCCTTCATACTCTGATGCTTGTGATACTTTGGGTATAATGCTCTGGGAGGAAAATGATTTTTGGGGTTCTGGTGGTACACAACGGGAGACCAATAACTGGTATGAAGGAGCGGGCGCTTATCCTATGAATAAAGATGATCAACCTTATTTTGAGGAAAGTGTAAAGAGTAACTTACGTGAAATGATCCGAATCCATCGGAACCATCCTTCAATCATTGTCTGGAGCATGTGTAACGAACCTTTTTTTACGGGTGGAAATACCATTGTTAAAGTCCGGGAGTTTTTAAAAGAGCTTACTACTCTTACGCATAAGTTGGATCCTACTCGTCCTGTTGGTATCGGCGGTTGTCAAAGAGGTGAGATAGACAAGTTAGGAGATATTGCTGGCTATAATGGAGATGGAGCAAGATTATACCTTAACCCAGGCATCCCTAGTGTGGTTACTGAATATGGGTCTACGATTGCAAAACGCCCAGGCAAATATATTCCGGGATGGGGAGATCTGCAACAGGAACAATTTTCCTGGCGGAGTGGACAAGCAATCTGGTGTGCTTTTGATTATGGAACACGTGCCGGAGATTTTGGTCTTATGGGAATGATTGATTATTTCCGTTTACCGAAAAATATGTGGTACTGGTATCGCAAAGAGAATAAGGGCATTGATCCTCCAGAACCTGCTGCTGAAGGTATACCAGCAAAGTTGAAACTGAAAGCTGACAAGATGGTTATAATGGGAACTAATGGTACTGATGACGTACAATTGATAGTTTCCGTTTTAGATAAAGATGGAAAGCAACTTAGCAACTCCCCTGACGTTACTCTGAAAGTTGTCTCAGGTCCCGGTGAATTTCCAACAGGTACTTCGATTACCTTTAGCAATACTTCCGATATTTATATTCGTGATGGAAAAGCAGCTATTGAATTTCGCTCATATTATGCAGGAAAGACAGTTATAGAAGCTTCATCAGCCGGATTGCAAAGTGACTTTATTACAATTGAGACCAAAGGTGCGCCTTTATATATGAAGGGTATTTCTCCAGAAATAGTTGATCGTCCTTATGTTCGCTATTCCATTCCCCAAAAAACTGCTGATAATAATACTATTGTAAATATAGCCTATCAAAAACCAACTCGTGCAAGTAGTGAAATGGAAGGTAAAACAGCCAATCGTGCAAACGATAGGGATGATTTATCTTTATGGCAGTCTGCAACAAATGATGCATTTAATTGGTGGCAGGTCGATTTGGAGAATATCTATACTGTTTCTGAAGTGCGTATACTGTTTCCTTCAAATTTGATAGGTTCGTATAATATTGAATTATCGAAAGATAATCAAAAGTGGAAAAGTATAGCCGTTAATAATGCTGGTAAAGTAAATGACAAGAATCGTAAGCATTTCACTGATAGTAATGTTTCAGGACGTTTTCTCCGAATATCTTTTATTAATTCAGAAAATAAGCCCGTTTCAATTAATGAAATCGAGATTTATGGTAAACCTGTAACTGGCAAATAA
- a CDS encoding glycoside hydrolase 43 family protein, protein MVGQTKKSYSTTYINPIINADVPDLSVTRSGSDFYLISTTMHLMPGAPIMKSKDLVHWEIVNYVFDKLTDNSKYDLVDGTVYGRGQWASSIRYHKGKFYVLFSPNDDPFRAYIYSTTNPAGKWTLVSRTQHFHDASLFFDDDDRIYVFSGTGSLKELKSDFSDVKPDGVNMKIFERDKEETGLLEGSQVIKHNGKYYLLMISWPKNGKRRQVCYRADKITGPYEKKVILEDNFNGFPYAGQGCIIDDEKGNWYGLVFQDRGGIGRVPLLMPCRWVDGWPMLGDETGHVPLTGQVPLKTFDTGKKFVESDDFNNTKLKINWQWNHNPINDFWSLTERPGFLRLKTSRVVNNLYAAPNTITQRMEGPKCSGVVTLDVSKMKDGDVAGFSAFNGNSALLSVVMDGNKKYLTMSTNVADLDGASKAINGVQVEEKARVELSENIIYLCIDCDFNLNKDIATFSYSLDNINWIPIGREFKMIFDYKKLFMGTKFAIFNYATKSIGGFIDVDYFKYKRIPQ, encoded by the coding sequence ATGGTAGGACAAACTAAAAAATCTTATAGCACGACCTATATTAACCCTATAATTAATGCCGATGTGCCAGACTTATCTGTAACCAGATCCGGTAGTGATTTTTATTTGATAAGCACCACAATGCATTTAATGCCAGGTGCTCCAATAATGAAATCAAAGGATTTGGTACATTGGGAGATTGTAAATTATGTCTTTGATAAGCTAACAGATAATTCTAAATATGATTTAGTGGATGGAACAGTATACGGACGTGGTCAGTGGGCTTCATCAATTCGTTATCATAAAGGGAAATTTTATGTGTTATTCTCTCCAAACGATGATCCGTTCAGAGCTTATATCTATTCAACAACTAATCCGGCGGGTAAATGGACTTTAGTTTCGAGAACACAACATTTTCACGATGCATCTTTATTCTTTGATGACGATGACAGGATATATGTGTTTTCAGGAACAGGTTCTCTTAAAGAACTCAAAAGCGATTTCTCAGATGTGAAGCCAGATGGTGTTAACATGAAGATTTTTGAACGCGATAAGGAAGAAACCGGATTGCTGGAAGGTAGTCAGGTTATCAAGCATAATGGAAAGTATTACCTGTTGATGATTTCCTGGCCTAAAAATGGAAAACGCAGACAAGTTTGTTACCGCGCTGATAAGATTACCGGACCTTATGAGAAGAAAGTAATTCTGGAAGATAATTTTAATGGCTTTCCTTATGCAGGGCAAGGTTGTATCATTGATGATGAAAAAGGCAATTGGTATGGACTGGTGTTTCAAGATCGTGGAGGTATTGGGCGCGTACCTCTCTTAATGCCTTGTCGATGGGTGGACGGATGGCCTATGTTGGGAGATGAAACAGGGCATGTGCCGTTAACCGGCCAAGTTCCTTTAAAGACCTTTGATACAGGGAAAAAGTTTGTTGAAAGTGATGATTTTAATAATACCAAACTGAAAATAAACTGGCAGTGGAATCATAACCCTATTAATGATTTCTGGTCATTAACTGAGCGTCCGGGCTTTTTAAGGCTAAAAACCAGTAGGGTAGTTAATAACTTATATGCTGCTCCTAATACTATAACTCAGCGAATGGAAGGACCTAAATGTAGTGGAGTAGTAACATTGGATGTTTCAAAAATGAAAGATGGTGATGTTGCTGGATTCAGTGCGTTTAATGGAAATTCAGCTCTTTTATCTGTCGTAATGGATGGAAATAAAAAGTATCTCACAATGTCAACTAATGTAGCTGATCTGGATGGAGCTAGTAAGGCAATAAATGGAGTTCAGGTGGAAGAAAAAGCCCGCGTTGAATTGTCTGAGAATATTATATATCTGTGTATAGATTGTGATTTCAATCTGAATAAAGATATAGCAACGTTTAGTTATAGCTTGGATAATATAAACTGGATTCCAATAGGTAGGGAGTTTAAAATGATATTCGATTATAAAAAGCTTTTCATGGGTACGAAGTTTGCAATTTTCAATTATGCAACAAAATCAATAGGAGGTTTTATTGATGTTGACTACTTTAAATATAAAAGGATTCCACAATAA
- a CDS encoding glycoside hydrolase family 95 protein — MNNTKISVLILLFCLLAIPNAWAQKGGKLKMWYDKPAKVWNEALPIGNGRLAAMVFGDPVNEKLQLNEGTFWSGGPSRNDNPDGLSVLDSVRYYIFKEDYKRADFLANKGLTAKQLHGSMFQVVGNLNLAFNGNNNYTDYYRELDLERAVFTTSYKVDGVTYKREVFASKPDQVIVVRLTASKPGKLSFVASFDGPLQKSVKVLDSKTLEMTGLSGTHEGVTGQVKFDARAKILNSGGTTAIESNKINVSKANEVVILISIATNFIDYKTLSTDETKKCISYLTAAQNKPYSTMLNNHIAAFQKYFNRVNFDLGTSSAAKLPTDERIKNFSKSFDPELISMYYQFGRYLLISSSQPGGQPANLQGIWNGSTHPAWDSKYTININTEMNYWPAEKCNMSEMHEPLIQLIKELSETGKQTAKTMYGCNGWVAHHNTDIWRISGVVDFANAGLWSMGGAWLSQHLWEKYLYSGDLKYLESVYPVLKSACEFYKDFLIEEPSHKWLVVSPSMSPENTPSGHSGCALTYGTTMDNQILFDLFTKTIKAAKLLKKDEALMANFQKILNNLPPMQIGRFGQLQEWIGDWDDPNDQHRHVSHLYGLYPSNQISPYINPDLFDAARTTLIHRGDVSTGWSMGWKVNFWARLLDGNHARKLITDQLTLVDPVKEKSGGTYPNFFDAHPPFQIDGNFGCTSGITEMLLQSHDGAIDILPALPDDWKKGSISGLRTYGGFDVNIIWENNKVQKIIIKSHLGGNCRIRVPNEVTMIGGKTLKVALGENSNPFFDTAKVKNPLISASAKINALHLKQTWLYDLPTEAGKTYTIICKK; from the coding sequence ATGAACAACACTAAAATTTCAGTACTGATTTTATTATTCTGCCTTCTTGCTATTCCAAATGCATGGGCACAAAAAGGCGGAAAACTTAAAATGTGGTATGATAAACCTGCTAAAGTATGGAACGAAGCGCTTCCAATTGGTAACGGCAGACTGGCAGCAATGGTTTTCGGAGATCCTGTTAATGAGAAACTACAGTTAAATGAAGGAACTTTCTGGTCAGGTGGACCATCACGTAACGACAATCCTGATGGCTTATCCGTACTTGACTCAGTGCGATACTATATTTTTAAAGAGGACTACAAACGAGCCGATTTTCTGGCAAACAAGGGACTTACAGCAAAACAATTACATGGTTCAATGTTTCAGGTGGTTGGTAATCTGAATCTTGCATTTAATGGCAATAATAATTATACTGATTATTACAGGGAACTCGATCTGGAAAGAGCTGTTTTTACCACTTCCTATAAAGTGGATGGAGTAACTTATAAAAGAGAGGTTTTTGCATCGAAACCAGATCAGGTTATTGTTGTAAGACTTACTGCCAGTAAACCTGGAAAATTATCTTTTGTAGCAAGTTTTGATGGACCTCTGCAGAAATCGGTAAAGGTGCTGGATAGCAAAACTCTCGAAATGACAGGCTTATCTGGCACTCATGAAGGAGTAACGGGACAAGTGAAATTCGATGCTCGTGCAAAAATCTTAAATTCAGGTGGAACTACAGCAATTGAGTCAAATAAGATCAATGTAAGTAAGGCTAATGAAGTTGTTATCCTGATATCTATTGCTACTAATTTTATTGATTATAAAACTTTATCGACAGATGAAACCAAGAAATGCATAAGCTATCTTACAGCTGCTCAGAATAAGCCTTATTCAACAATGCTTAACAACCATATAGCTGCATTTCAGAAATATTTTAATCGCGTAAATTTTGATCTGGGTACTTCATCGGCAGCAAAACTGCCAACTGATGAGAGAATTAAGAATTTTTCAAAGTCATTTGATCCAGAATTGATTTCTATGTATTATCAATTTGGCCGTTATTTGTTGATTTCATCTTCTCAACCGGGAGGTCAACCGGCTAATCTTCAGGGTATATGGAATGGTAGCACTCATCCGGCATGGGATAGTAAGTATACCATCAATATCAATACGGAAATGAATTATTGGCCTGCCGAGAAATGTAACATGTCTGAAATGCATGAACCATTGATTCAGTTGATAAAAGAGCTGTCAGAAACGGGCAAACAAACAGCTAAAACAATGTATGGTTGTAATGGCTGGGTGGCTCATCATAATACTGATATCTGGCGTATTTCCGGTGTGGTTGATTTTGCTAATGCTGGATTATGGTCGATGGGTGGTGCATGGCTGTCACAACATTTATGGGAGAAATACTTGTATAGTGGCGATTTAAAATACTTGGAATCAGTTTATCCCGTATTAAAATCAGCTTGTGAATTTTATAAAGATTTTCTTATAGAAGAACCTTCTCATAAATGGTTGGTGGTAAGTCCTTCTATGTCGCCGGAGAATACTCCGTCGGGGCATTCCGGATGTGCACTTACCTACGGAACAACTATGGATAATCAGATTCTTTTCGATTTGTTTACCAAAACGATTAAGGCTGCTAAGTTGCTGAAAAAAGATGAAGCATTGATGGCTAATTTTCAAAAGATATTAAATAATCTTCCACCGATGCAGATTGGTCGTTTTGGTCAGTTACAGGAGTGGATAGGAGACTGGGATGATCCTAATGATCAACATAGACATGTGTCACACCTATATGGTTTGTACCCGAGTAATCAGATTTCACCATATATAAATCCCGATTTATTTGATGCTGCACGTACAACACTTATTCATCGTGGTGACGTGTCTACCGGATGGTCGATGGGCTGGAAAGTGAATTTCTGGGCACGTTTGCTTGATGGTAATCATGCACGAAAACTCATTACTGACCAATTAACGCTTGTTGATCCGGTAAAAGAAAAGAGTGGTGGTACTTATCCTAATTTCTTTGATGCGCATCCGCCATTTCAGATAGACGGAAATTTTGGCTGTACTTCGGGTATTACGGAAATGCTTTTGCAAAGTCACGATGGAGCTATTGATATTTTACCGGCATTGCCTGATGACTGGAAAAAAGGAAGCATCAGCGGCTTGAGAACTTATGGTGGTTTCGATGTGAACATCATTTGGGAAAATAATAAGGTGCAGAAGATTATCATAAAATCTCATTTAGGTGGAAACTGCCGTATTCGTGTTCCTAATGAAGTTACTATGATAGGCGGTAAAACTTTAAAAGTAGCTTTAGGGGAGAATTCAAATCCATTCTTTGATACTGCTAAAGTAAAGAATCCTTTGATCTCTGCTTCAGCAAAAATAAATGCTCTGCATCTTAAACAAACCTGGTTATATGATCTGCCTACTGAAGCTGGTAAAACTTATACAATCATTTGTAAAAAATAG